One segment of Caldanaerobius polysaccharolyticus DSM 13641 DNA contains the following:
- a CDS encoding N-acetylmuramoyl-L-alanine amidase, with protein MYIRNCHLAIAAAILALILFLDLFYDSVVVQVFNVNSYDVVIDAGHGGGDPGKVSASGVREDVINLKIATKLYNILQKNGIKAIMTRKNNQKLEDGSDAYKLKGRAEIANASGARAFVSIHLNSFPDSQYYGAQTFYQRGSIEGEKLAKAIQAELKKLDSTNFREALPIDGLYVLRNTRIPAVIVECGFLSNPTEEQLLQDDGYQAKLAEAIYRGIKAYLGK; from the coding sequence GTGTACATTAGAAATTGCCATTTAGCCATTGCAGCCGCGATTCTGGCGCTAATATTGTTCCTCGACTTATTTTACGATAGCGTTGTGGTGCAAGTTTTTAATGTAAATTCTTACGACGTAGTCATTGACGCTGGACACGGGGGAGGAGACCCTGGAAAAGTCAGCGCCAGCGGTGTAAGAGAAGACGTAATAAATTTAAAGATCGCTACAAAGCTTTATAATATCCTCCAAAAGAATGGTATAAAGGCGATCATGACCCGCAAAAACAATCAGAAATTGGAAGACGGCTCTGACGCCTATAAACTGAAGGGCAGAGCTGAAATAGCTAATGCCTCAGGGGCTAGGGCATTTGTCAGTATACATTTAAATAGTTTTCCTGATTCCCAGTACTATGGCGCCCAGACTTTTTACCAGAGGGGTTCTATAGAAGGGGAGAAGCTTGCTAAGGCGATACAAGCCGAGCTCAAGAAATTGGACAGCACCAATTTTCGCGAGGCGTTGCCTATTGATGGCCTGTACGTGCTCAGAAATACCAGAATACCTGCTGTTATAGTAGAATGCGGTTTTTTGTCTAACCCCACGGAGGAACAACTTTTACAGGATGATGGATATCAGGCCAAATTGGCTGAAGCTATTTATAGAGGCATTAAAGCATATCTTGGCAAATAG
- the safA gene encoding SafA/ExsA family spore coat assembly protein codes for MLTREINYIVQPGDTIYLIAKKFNTSVDAAVTANNLTSPALIYPGQVLRIPITGVEHVVQPGDTVYAIATRYGVPYYTIIYVNNIMYPYTIYPGQTLFIPTTIAASVNETVSVEEQSYVPPYHIPCQFVYTVRPGDSMWSISRMFGIPLDCLIRANPQIPNPNLIFPGQVICIPAHCPPAPPMLPCKTYYTVKAGDSMWSIARMFGIPLDCLIRANPQIPNPNLIFPGQVICIPAHCPPLHHMPHERCRTYYTVKSGDSMWSIAKMFGVSLDALIKANQQITDPNKIFPGQVLCIPFGSTTQQEDERTEKSEAEINE; via the coding sequence ATGCTCACCCGCGAAATCAACTATATAGTCCAGCCAGGCGATACAATATATTTAATAGCTAAAAAATTTAACACCAGTGTAGACGCTGCCGTAACCGCCAACAACCTTACATCTCCCGCACTGATATATCCTGGACAGGTACTGCGGATTCCCATTACAGGCGTGGAGCATGTAGTGCAACCCGGCGATACAGTATACGCTATAGCAACAAGATATGGCGTACCTTATTATACAATAATATACGTAAATAACATCATGTACCCGTACACTATTTACCCCGGTCAGACGCTGTTTATACCAACTACAATAGCCGCTTCTGTCAATGAAACCGTTTCTGTTGAAGAACAAAGCTACGTCCCACCATATCATATCCCATGTCAATTTGTCTATACCGTCAGGCCAGGCGATAGCATGTGGTCAATCTCCAGGATGTTCGGAATCCCCCTGGACTGCCTTATCAGGGCTAATCCCCAGATACCTAATCCCAACTTGATCTTCCCCGGACAAGTAATATGCATACCAGCTCACTGCCCACCTGCACCCCCTATGCTTCCGTGCAAAACATACTACACCGTCAAAGCAGGAGATTCCATGTGGTCAATTGCCAGGATGTTTGGCATTCCTCTAGACTGCCTCATAAGGGCCAACCCGCAGATACCTAATCCCAACTTGATCTTCCCCGGACAGGTAATATGCATACCAGCTCACTGCCCACCTTTACACCATATGCCGCATGAGCGCTGTCGGACATATTACACTGTAAAATCGGGGGATTCTATGTGGTCAATTGCCAAGATGTTCGGCGTATCTCTAGATGCACTTATAAAAGCAAATCAGCAAATAACCGATCCCAATAAAATATTCCCAGGACAGGTCCTGTGCATACCCTTTGGCTCCACTACACAACAAGAAGACGAAAGGACAGAAAAAAGCGAAGCGGAAATCAACGAATGA